Proteins co-encoded in one Podarcis muralis chromosome 12, rPodMur119.hap1.1, whole genome shotgun sequence genomic window:
- the LOC114607313 gene encoding GTPase IMAP family member 4-like isoform X1, which translates to MAGRSTEVRIVLVGKTGAGKSATGNTILGDKRFSSRLSPTSVTAKCQKEDTVIGGRRIVVVDTPGFFDTNIPEDVTTKEIKTCVKYIYPGAHVIIQVIQLTRFSKEEKAVAQLIQKIFSCKAKDYMIILFTRKEDLDDRPLKEFLKEGDQDLQNQIAQCGGRCLAFNNKAKGQEREEQVAELLGMIDHLVQKNKAAPCYTEDMLEEDQEVIEKMKRKIREEVEKEAAARAANDLLYSFRSACNIL; encoded by the exons ATGGCTGGGAGAAGCACAG AAGTGAGAATCGTCCTGGTCGGCAAAACTGGAGCTGGGAAAAGCGCAACAGGAAACACCATCCTGGGTGACAAAAGGTTTTCATCACGCCTCTCTCCTACCTCCGTGACAGCAAAGTGTCAGAAAGAGGACACTGTCATTGGTGGTAGGAGAATTGTGGTGGTTGATACACCTGGCTTTTTCGACACAAATATTCCAGAAGATGTGACTACCAAGGAAATCAAGACCTGCGTGAAGTACATCTACCCAGGAGCCCATGTCATCATACAAGTCATTCAGCTGACTCGTTTCAGCAAAGAGGAGAAAGCCGTTGCTCAGTTAATCCAGAAGATATTTAGCTGCAAAGCCAAGGACTACATGATCATCTTGTTCACCCGGAAGGAAGACCTGGACGATAGGCCTTTGAAAGAGTTCTTGAAAGAGGGAGACCAGGATCTGCAGAACCAGATCGCTCAGTGTGGAGGGAGATGCCTGGCTTTCAACAACAAGGCGAAAGGGCAGGAAAGAGAGGAGCAGGTGGCCGAATTGCTTGGGATGATCGACCACCTGGTCCAAAAGAACAAGGCAGCCCCCTGCTACACGGAAGACATGCTAGAGGAGGACCAAGAAGTGATTGAGAAGATGAAGAGGAAAATACGTGAGGAGGTGGAAAAGGAAGCAGCTGCCAGGGCAGCAAATGATTTATTATATTCATTTCGCTCAGCATGTAATATACTCTAA
- the LOC114607313 gene encoding GTPase IMAP family member 4-like isoform X2: MQKVRGLIPGLSRNPEYWLVNFSACLNMAGRSTEVRIVLVGKTGAGKSATGNTILGDKRFSSRLSPTSVTAKCQKEDTVIGGRRIVVVDTPGFFDTNIPEDVTTKEIKTCVKYIYPGAHVIIQVIQLTRFSKEEKAVAQLIQKIFSCKAKDYMIILFTRKEDLDDRPLKEFLKEGDQDLQNQIAQCGGRCLAFNNKAKGQEREEQVAELLGMIDHLVQKNKAAPCYTEDMLEEDQEVIEKMKRKIREEVEKEAAARAANDLLYSFRSACNIL; encoded by the exons AAATCCTGAATATTGGCTTGTGAATTTTTCTGCTTGTCTGAATATGGCTGGGAGAAGCACAG AAGTGAGAATCGTCCTGGTCGGCAAAACTGGAGCTGGGAAAAGCGCAACAGGAAACACCATCCTGGGTGACAAAAGGTTTTCATCACGCCTCTCTCCTACCTCCGTGACAGCAAAGTGTCAGAAAGAGGACACTGTCATTGGTGGTAGGAGAATTGTGGTGGTTGATACACCTGGCTTTTTCGACACAAATATTCCAGAAGATGTGACTACCAAGGAAATCAAGACCTGCGTGAAGTACATCTACCCAGGAGCCCATGTCATCATACAAGTCATTCAGCTGACTCGTTTCAGCAAAGAGGAGAAAGCCGTTGCTCAGTTAATCCAGAAGATATTTAGCTGCAAAGCCAAGGACTACATGATCATCTTGTTCACCCGGAAGGAAGACCTGGACGATAGGCCTTTGAAAGAGTTCTTGAAAGAGGGAGACCAGGATCTGCAGAACCAGATCGCTCAGTGTGGAGGGAGATGCCTGGCTTTCAACAACAAGGCGAAAGGGCAGGAAAGAGAGGAGCAGGTGGCCGAATTGCTTGGGATGATCGACCACCTGGTCCAAAAGAACAAGGCAGCCCCCTGCTACACGGAAGACATGCTAGAGGAGGACCAAGAAGTGATTGAGAAGATGAAGAGGAAAATACGTGAGGAGGTGGAAAAGGAAGCAGCTGCCAGGGCAGCAAATGATTTATTATATTCATTTCGCTCAGCATGTAATATACTCTAA